The following proteins are co-located in the Betta splendens chromosome 9, fBetSpl5.4, whole genome shotgun sequence genome:
- the tmbim4 gene encoding protein lifeguard 4, with protein sequence MSAEKYPRSSIEDDFNYGTNVATASVQIRMDFLRKVYTLLSLQIILTTATSAVFMFSQTIKDFVHSSPAVVLVSALGSLVLLLALAMYRHQHPANLYLLFAFTLLEAVSVATALTFYEYSTVLQALFLTCAVFAGLTAYTFQSKRDFSKLGAGLFACLWILIIASFMRFFFNSDSTELVFAGAGALVFCGFIIYDTHLLMKQLSPEEHILASINLYLDIVNLFLHILRVLDSMKKH encoded by the exons ATGAGTGCTGAAAAATACCCCAGGTCTTCAATTGAAGACGACTTCAACTATGGCACGAACGTTGCGACAGCCAGTGTTCAAATCCGTATGG acttCCTGAGGAAGGTGTACACCCTCCTGAGCCTGCAGATCATTCTGACCACAGCCACTTCTGCAGTCTTCATGTTCTCTCAAACCATCAAGGATTTTGTCCACTCCAG CCCTGCTGTGGTTCTAGTGTCGGCACTGGGATCTCTGGTTCTCCTGTTGGCTCTGGCCATGTACAGGCATCAACATCCTGCAAACCTCTACCTGCTGTTTGCATTT ACTCTGTTGGAAGCAGTTTCAGTGGCCACAGCTT TGACCTTCTATGAATACTCGACCGTACTGCAAGCCCTGTTTCTGActtgtgctgtgtttgctgGACTGACAGCTTACACCTTCCAGTCCAAAAGAGACTTCAGCAAATTGGGAGCAGG aCTGTTTGCCTGCCTGTGGATCCTCATCATTGCAAGCTTCATGAGA TTCTTTTTCAACAGTGACAGTACAGAGCTGGTGTTTGCCGGAGCCGGGGCCCTGGTCTTCTGCGGCTTCATCATCTATGACACCCACCTCCTGATGAAGCAGCTCTCCCCCGAGGAACACATCCTGGCTTCCATCAACCTCTACTTGGACATTGTCAACCTCTTCTTGCACATCCTGCGTGTGCTTGACTCTATGAAAAAGCACTAA
- the msrb3 gene encoding methionine-R-sulfoxide reductase B3 isoform X2, which produces MRRPDTGGFSPATAQRFTVRVAFLLLLFCGARRTKKTWPVSFSQEELKERLTPMQYHVTQERGTESAFTGTFTHHKEEGTYACVVCGASLFSSSTKFDSGSGWPSFFDLMQEESVALSNDFSYGMHRVETTCSQCGAHLGHLFDDGPKPSGKRYCINSASLAFRPKDAARQPAAEGGSVGSSAEGDKSEF; this is translated from the exons ATGCGCCGACCGGACACCGGCGGGTTCTCGCCAGCCACAGCACAGCGCTTTACTGTCAGAGTcgccttcctgctgctcctgttctgCG GAGCACGCAGGACTAAGAAGACGTGGCCAGTGAGCTTctctcaggaggagctgaaggagcgccTCACACCGATGCAGTACCATGTTACCCAGGAGAGAGGGACTGAAAG TGCATTCACTGGCACCTTCACACATCATAAGGAGGAGGGGACCTACGCTTGTGTCGTCTGCGGAGCGTCGCTGTTCAG CTCTAGTACAAAATTCGACTCCGGATCAG GGTGGCCGTCCTTTTTCGATCTCATGCAGGAGGAGTCCGTAGCTCTGTCTAACGACTTCTCCTATGGGATGCACAGGGTGGAGACGACCTGCAGCCAG TGCGGAGCTCATCTGGGCCACCTGTTTGACGACGGGCCGAAGCCCAGCGGGAAGCGCTACTGCATCAACTCGGCCTCGCTGGCCTTCAGGCCCAAAGACGCCGCCCGGCAGCCGGCAGCAGAGGGGGGGTCCGTGGGCAGCTCGGCCGAGGGCGACAAGTCTGAGTTCTGA
- the msrb3 gene encoding methionine-R-sulfoxide reductase B3 isoform X1 produces the protein MAALRRGLFVALHRALGQGSSSVCHPALPATLLGARRTKKTWPVSFSQEELKERLTPMQYHVTQERGTESAFTGTFTHHKEEGTYACVVCGASLFSSSTKFDSGSGWPSFFDLMQEESVALSNDFSYGMHRVETTCSQCGAHLGHLFDDGPKPSGKRYCINSASLAFRPKDAARQPAAEGGSVGSSAEGDKSEF, from the exons ATGGCTGCTCTTAGACGGGGGCTCTTTGTGGCCCTGCATCGTGCTCTCGGGCAAGGCAGCAGCTCGGTCTGCCACCCTGCACTGCCTGCCACTCTTCTAG GAGCACGCAGGACTAAGAAGACGTGGCCAGTGAGCTTctctcaggaggagctgaaggagcgccTCACACCGATGCAGTACCATGTTACCCAGGAGAGAGGGACTGAAAG TGCATTCACTGGCACCTTCACACATCATAAGGAGGAGGGGACCTACGCTTGTGTCGTCTGCGGAGCGTCGCTGTTCAG CTCTAGTACAAAATTCGACTCCGGATCAG GGTGGCCGTCCTTTTTCGATCTCATGCAGGAGGAGTCCGTAGCTCTGTCTAACGACTTCTCCTATGGGATGCACAGGGTGGAGACGACCTGCAGCCAG TGCGGAGCTCATCTGGGCCACCTGTTTGACGACGGGCCGAAGCCCAGCGGGAAGCGCTACTGCATCAACTCGGCCTCGCTGGCCTTCAGGCCCAAAGACGCCGCCCGGCAGCCGGCAGCAGAGGGGGGGTCCGTGGGCAGCTCGGCCGAGGGCGACAAGTCTGAGTTCTGA
- the msrb3 gene encoding methionine-R-sulfoxide reductase B3 isoform X3, translating to MSGFNLLHLITKSQPVALRPCSLPSGARRTKKTWPVSFSQEELKERLTPMQYHVTQERGTESAFTGTFTHHKEEGTYACVVCGASLFSSSTKFDSGSGWPSFFDLMQEESVALSNDFSYGMHRVETTCSQCGAHLGHLFDDGPKPSGKRYCINSASLAFRPKDAARQPAAEGGSVGSSAEGDKSEF from the exons ATGTCGGGCTTCAATCTCCTGCACCTAATAACCAAGAGTCAGCCTGTGGCTCTGAGGCCCTGCAGTCTCCCCTCAG GAGCACGCAGGACTAAGAAGACGTGGCCAGTGAGCTTctctcaggaggagctgaaggagcgccTCACACCGATGCAGTACCATGTTACCCAGGAGAGAGGGACTGAAAG TGCATTCACTGGCACCTTCACACATCATAAGGAGGAGGGGACCTACGCTTGTGTCGTCTGCGGAGCGTCGCTGTTCAG CTCTAGTACAAAATTCGACTCCGGATCAG GGTGGCCGTCCTTTTTCGATCTCATGCAGGAGGAGTCCGTAGCTCTGTCTAACGACTTCTCCTATGGGATGCACAGGGTGGAGACGACCTGCAGCCAG TGCGGAGCTCATCTGGGCCACCTGTTTGACGACGGGCCGAAGCCCAGCGGGAAGCGCTACTGCATCAACTCGGCCTCGCTGGCCTTCAGGCCCAAAGACGCCGCCCGGCAGCCGGCAGCAGAGGGGGGGTCCGTGGGCAGCTCGGCCGAGGGCGACAAGTCTGAGTTCTGA
- the lemd3 gene encoding inner nuclear membrane protein Man1 has translation MASMQLTDDELFSELKSLGFTPGPVTENTRPVYLKKLKKLRDEQQQRGLRQGKIRSSGANNRTIDGGNTAGSRPASHDVTHLSSSRRPSRKSSVLGFSSDESDAEIPLKRKGISHSGRAERSSSFQQQPPKVRPVTSLSGTSKSHYGAGSNATLNSNSSSPGLDGHRRVSLGWEVRAASRAEAEGRDRDESGEEDDYDGEPEKNSRSLNGCGASHLNTSKLAGDYSDSDEEKVGGLVAGDRERHRLESRRSPSKGLTSFRLGRGSQTGGSASEANPGARNMVGSRRVREEEEEEGDEEEGDALKRRDSGPSGGFRSHHLPRKTIYVSLNENHGGNNHVDAEDAAPGSGRFSIGLRPRFSGNYSSPSPTYRSNHSNHTSPNHSYGPASLKQRKVPAPEDELLQQFKREEVASSGSFSANYLSMFLLTAACLFFLLLGCMYLRMRGSGSVEVDGVIKSHPFGPEFDAAYDKAEKDLILKLLLSLHDHLAFVAGQYDCGDQAHLNRSLSVDEAIAYLQAQNPDFEKFSHTSLEWIIRTGQDLGIRLIGQGVDEPVSDVSELSRLESTHPKMPFTCRFRRAFLTVISRVFLLAVVVGGVWSVVCYVKYRWRREEEETRQMYDMVERIIDVLRSHSEACQENQDLQPYLPIPHVRDSLVQPQDRKKMKRVWDRAESFVSANESRIRKENQRIGGGDFLVWRWIQPSLSCDKMPSKVWQGKAFPLDRRNSPPNSLTPCLKIRNMFDPVMEVGENWDLAIHEAILEKCSDNDGIVHIAVDKNSREGCVYVKCLSAEHSGKAFKALHGSWFDGKLVTVKYLRLDRYHQRFPQAQGCSTPLRACSLHSNAASSTNTTIHS, from the exons ATGGCGTCAATGCAGTTAACGGATGATGAGCTTTTCTCCGAACTAAAGAGCCTCGGTTTCACTCCAGGTCCTGTTACCGAAAATACCCGCCCGGTGTATTTAAAGAAACTGAAGAAGCTTCGTGACGAGCAGCAGCAACGGGGCCTCAGACAGGGTAAAATCCGCAGCAGCGGCGCCAACAACCGTACCATTGACGGCGGCAACACGGCGGGATCCAGGCCAGCCAGCCATGACGTCACGCACCTGAGCTCTAGCAGGAGACCGAGCCGGAAGTCCTCTGTCCTCGGTTTCAGCTCCGACGAATCAGACGCTGAAATTCCACTAAAACGAAAGGGCATCAGTCACAGCGGCAGGGCAGAGCGAAGTTccagcttccagcagcagccgccgaaGGTTAGGCCCGTCACATCGCTGAGTGGAACTAGCAAGAGTCATTATGGCGCTGGGAGTAACGCTACGCTAAACAGCAACAGCTCTTCCCCGGGCTTGGACGGGCACAGACGCGTTTCCCTGGGCTGGGAAGTCCGTGCCGCATCCAGGGCCGAGGCGGAAGGGAGGGATCGCGACGAATCGGGAGAGGAGGACGATTATGACGGGGAACCGGAGAAAAACTCTCGCTCTTTAAATGGCTGTGGGGCGTCTCACTTGAACACTAGCAAGCTAGCTGGGGATTACTCCGACTCGGACGAGGAGAAGGTCGGGGGCCTCGTCGCCGGAGACCGTGAGCGGCACAGACTGGAGTCTAGACGGAGCCCCTCGAAGGGGCTCACTTCCTTTCGACTCGGCCGCGGGTCTCAGACGGGGGGATCAGCCAGCGAGGCTAATCCAGGGGCTCGAAATATGGTGGGGAGCCGAAGGGtgcgggaggaagaggaggaggaaggcgacgAGGAAGAAGGAGACGCGTTGAAACGAAGGGACTCGGGCCCATCGGGCGGCTTTCGGAGCCACCACCTCCCCCGGAAGACGATCTACGTGTCCCTCAACGAGAACCACGGCGGGAACAACCACGTCGATGCCGAGGACGCGGCGCCGGGAAGCGGCAGGTTCAGCATCGGGCTCAGACCGCGCTTCTCCGGCAACTACAGCAGCCCGTCCCCGACGTACCGGAGCAACCACTCGAACCACACCTCGCCCAACCACTCGTACGGCCCGGCGTCGCTGAAGCAGCGCAAGGTCCCCGCTCcggaggacgagctgctgcagcagttcaAGCGGGAAGAAGTGGCCTCCTCCGGCAGCTTCAGCGCCAACTACCTGTCCATGTTCCTGCTCACAGCAGCCTGCctgttcttcctgctgctgggctgcaTGTACCTCAGGATGCGGGGCTCTGGGTCTGTTGAGGTGGATGGCGTCA TTAAGAGCCACCCCTTTGGCCCAGAGTTTGACGCTGCCTAT GATAAGGCAGAGAAGGACTTGATCCTGAAGCTTTTGCTCAGTCTTCACGACCACCTGGCCTTTGTTGCTG GCCAATATGACTGTGGAGACCAAGCGCATCTTAACAGAAGTTTGTCCGTAGACGAAGCCATTGCATATTTACAG GCTCAAAATCCAGACTTTGAAAAATTCTCTCATACATCTCTGGAGTGGATCATTCGGACCGGCCAGGATTTGGGCATCAG gCTTATAGGGCAGGGAGTCGACGAGCCTGTGAGCGATGTGTCTGAGCTCTCCCGACTGGAGTCTACGCATCCAAAGATGCCCTTCACCTGCCGCTTCCGCAGAGCCTTCCTTACCGTCATAAGCAGAGTCTTCCTCCTTGCAGTCG TGGTAGGTGGTGTGTGGAGTGTGGTTTGCTACGTGAAGTATCgctggagacgagaggaggaggagacgaggcagATGTACGACATGGTGGAGAGAATAATTG ATGTGTTGAGGAGCCACAGTGAGGCATGCCAAGAGAACCAGGACCTGCAACCCTACCTGCCCATTCCCCACGTCAGAGACTCCCTGGTTCAGCCTCAGGACCG GAAGAAAATGAAGAGGGTGTGGGATCGGGCTGAGAGCTTTGTTTCAGCCAACGAGTCCCGAATTCGAAAAGAGAATCAGCGAATTGGAGGAGGGGACTTCCTAGTGTGGAGGTGGATCCAGCCCTCTCTTAGCTGTGACAAGATGCCCTCCAAAGTCTGGCAGGGAAAAG cGTTCCCCTTGGATCGGAGGAATTCGCCTCCCAACAGTCTGACTCCGTGTCTGAAGATCAGAAACATGTTTGATCCAGTCAT GGAGGTTGGGGAGAACTGGGATCTGGCGATCCATGAGGCCATCCTGGAGAAATGCAGCGACAACGACGGCATCGTCCACATCGCTGTCGACAAGAACTCGCGAGAG GGTTGTGTCTATGTGAAGTGTCTCTCCGCTGAGCACTCAGGGAAAGCCTTCAAGGCCCTTCACGGCTCCTGGTTTGATG GTAAGCTGGTGACTGTGAAGTATCTCCGTTTGGACCGATACCACCAACGATTTCCACAGGCACAGGGCTGCTCGACACCCCTGCGAGCCTGCAGCCTCCACTCAAATGCTGCAAGCTCCACCAACACTACAATCCATTCATAG